The Hippoglossus hippoglossus isolate fHipHip1 chromosome 2, fHipHip1.pri, whole genome shotgun sequence DNA segment AGTAGAACCTCTTCATACATCACTACAACTTCCTCAAAGTCCCACAGAACATCCTGTGAAGTCCCGCCCCTTTGTGGGCAACTAGAACCTCATCTCAGGCCTAGAACCTTCTCTCAATGTCTAGAACTCTTGAATAACGAGAATCGTTCCATATATGACCAGATCCACAAAACTCTGCAATGAAGGCATTGCAGGAATTTCCCAGTTTGGGATCATGAAAGTACATTTATTGATCTATCTAGAACTTACTGTTGTGGTCTGGAACCTCCTCACGAGAACCTCCTTGGCCATAAGAACCCAACTAAAGATGTTGAGATCTTCCACAAACACGACAGGAAACAAACGGACTTCTTGTTCTGTTCACTCTGTTTTCTAGGTTCTTTAATGAAGAGTTAGCTCAGTTGTATATttattgtttcctctctctgtagTTTATTATGTGTTTCTCAGTATTTCTTCCTCACAGATAACGAACGTCTTCCTCATCTTGTTCCTCAGGAACGTGGAGGCGGATGTGGCGCTGCGTAgcactgcagctgttttcacCTACTGCAGGTCCAGAGGTTTGTTTGCTGGAATCTCATTGGAGGGATCGTACCTGATTGAACGCAAAGAGACCAACCGCAAGTACGTACACCCGCCGCCGACCTCCCCGACTGTCGCAGCTTGAATCACCCACGTTCTCTTGTACTTTTATGTGCACTGTGGCAGGTTTTACTCCCAGGATATCCGTGCGTCGGCCATTTTGAACGGCGATGTGGAGCCTCCCGCGGTTTGCTCCGCCCTTTATCACATCCTGGATGCCTACGCCGATGCCTACACCACCGACTGGACCAGCAAGAACATGCGATCAACGGTAAGTGACGTCAAACACAGCGTTGTAGACCTGGACCTGTCCGTGGTCAGGCGGCACTCAGGGAATTCAGCTgaggttttgatttgtttaattagttttttcatGTCTGGTCCGGTCAGATGATTCTTCCAGAACTAATACTGTCTTCCAGCCACTTCTCTCAGCAGCTTTcagttgtaaaataaaagctgctggGATAGAGAAACATTTCAAGTTGAATTTCAGCCTCCTGTGTGTCTTCTCTTTGATGACTGATCAGCTTGTTGCTGGAAATAGCAACTAGAACTAAGAGGGGCCTCTTTCAGCATGTGGCCACCAGCGGACGTAGTAAACTCCCGAACCTGAAGTCAGAGCCTGACGACCAGGACACAACTACACAAAGTGTCAGAGGTTTAAAGTGTGAAACCAGGTTTCCTACTTATTAATATTTGTTGGATTGTTATTAAAAGATACTGATTGTTGCTTTGAAGTTTGAGCGTCGTCTTGTTTGTGGATCTGAATTCAGCCTTTTGATCTGTGTTCTTTTCACCAGTAAACACAGTTGTGCTGGTCGGTGGAACTCACGTCCATGAAATGACAAGTTAACCCGACATCAGTCGCTTCATTCTGGATCTTTCTGCCTTTTGCAGCGTTTAAATCTGAGGCTCCTTCATGACgactgttttcatttgaaagattTTCACTTACCGACGGTGTTCATGTTTCTAACGAGTCACCGGGTGATTTATTAAATGTCATTCagctcttttatttctctctgcagtCGTCTTTCACTCCATCCAGACCTGTAGCTCCGCCTAAACAGAAACCTCCAACCAGCTACCAGCCACCAGCGACCAACTACAAACAACCAGCAGCCGGCTACCAGCCACCAGCACCCGGCTACCAGCCACCAGCAGCCGGCTACCAGCCACCAGCACCCGGCTACCAGCCACCAGCAGCGGCCGGCTCAGGTAAAGTCCCCGTCGACAACGTGTTGTTTTCAGTCACGTGTGTGTTGTCGAGgtcagtgtgtgatgttgtgatgCGTTCAGGTCCATGGTcaggaacaggaaataaaaatgcCCTCTACCCGAGCATTTCCGTCTATAAATCGAACACCTCAGGTGAGTGTGCACATCCACCTTCATCTCTGACAACAggttaccatggttacagcTTGTTTCCTTCTCTACCTCCTTCGTTTACCTCCAACTTCTTCTTTAtccacttcttcctcttttcctttccttcactctcctccatTCCTCTTTTACTTCATCCTTTCCTCCTTTGTCTCCTTGTTTCCTTCAACcgtttcctctcttcctcttctccctccttcattccttcctcctcttttcctctcaacTTCATTCCTTCCTGGGACCAGTTCTGATGCTGCAGCTCCCTCTAGTGGCCCAGCAGCCACATGTTTCTGCTTCACTTTTCCTCCTGGTTTAAAAACGACTCAatgaaataaagatgaagaCGTAAAGTTATAACATGATAACGACACCGACTCATTTTTCACTTCATTCATAGAAAAGAGTATTCATAGAAAATAAACGATAATATTctatatgtgtatttttattatatcatttattttaatttagcaTATTCTAATATTGAACGTGTCAATTAATTTGTAATGATGcattatatgtatttaatatatctatatatgatattgtttttttaaacgcaCTAAAGTACATTTGTAATGTTGagtatatgaataaaaataaaaataggacataaaatacatgttttcaaaATACTCAATTGACATAGTAATGATAACAGATTATttacaaaagataaaataatgaaaaatgaaataaaatagaacataaaaaagtattaaataaaatcactgtgtatattatatataaatataaatattttctcaAATACCCCACAATTCATATAAAGACACAAATGTTGTGAAGTCAAATTTAAAGCTTGTGATTTTTCTCCTCTAGGTGGCGCACCATCTGCGGGTGCAACCAGCGGACAGCTGGTTGTCACGGCGACCCACCCGTATGCGGGGCAGCAGCCCGGCGACCTGAGCTTCGTCCCCGGCGACCAAATCACCGTCATCACCAAGACAGAGTCCCAGTACGACTGGTGGGAGGGGCAACTGGTCGATGGGCGGGTCGGCATCTTCCCCGCTAACTTCGTCACGTACTGATACTCACCTGGTGGAGTGTGGAGGTACTGCAGCTAATACCACACTCTACGGGAAGAGGGAGGGGTCAAGGGACAGGTTTTGGGTTTTGCTTCATTTTAGAGCTTTAACgattattaaaagaaaatatgcaaCTTTTTTAAGAATCAGTTGTCGAATCgttgtaaactgaatattttgttgtttttcacacaaacaaactgattcTGGATTAATTCAGGAAATAATCCGCAgatcatttgaaaatgaaaataatcactttAGTTTACAGGTTTGTTATTTACAAAGAATTCCATAGAAATGTTTCTGaatgtaaacatatatatttattatcaatgagtcatttattcaaacacatATTCATGAAGTTTGTgaacagctgcagacacactccacctttctgctgcttcctccaCTAAATGTTCCTCAATGTTCTACACACTTTTAattcacacattaaaaacagttCTCATAAAGAAAGTTATGGTTCAGAAGAATAACGTGAGATCAAATGACATCACATGTTCCTCTTCAACCAGATTTTTAGAAATGAACAGAGCAGTGGAATCTTTGCTGTGAACACAACAATTAAACATCAGCTGATTAAAAGTCTGAATCAAATCTTTCGCTCCAACACCTTCGTTGCCTTCATCTGAGAATTCTGCAGCAGAACTCACTTCCTGTCCTTTCCcttcaaaatacaaacaagaaaaacaaccaaaaaccTCTTTTATATTTggtaccaaaataaaagcacttttcaaactaaattaaGATGGATTTGATTTAGAAAGTccttttattagttttttcattttgttatatATAAGAGTATTTAAATCCTCTGTGGTCTGTTACTGTCTCCACCTTTACAATGTGTCCACAGCACGAAACGGGACGTGGGGGGTGTTAGTTCTTTATCTTCTGTGCTTGTGGTCAATATATAATGCAGCAGGATTATCACTTTATCTAGattaacataataataatgatgtttgtGGGATTGTTTTTACATATCAGAGGCTGTTTGaagattataaataaatcaaatttataAAACTGTCATTTGCATCAATTCATATTTCTGTCCAGtttgtcaaataaatgattGAGAAAGTTCAAActtattaaaatgtctaaaataattttcaattaaaataaagtatCTGTAAATGAGACTTAAAGTAGATGGAAGCTGAGATGCTGTTGAGTATAATTtcacatgtatgtgtgaatCTGCTGATCGATGAAGACGAGGAAGCAGTTCTTCACTGAATGGAAACCACCAGTTGGACTGAGGAGGAAACGACTCGTcctgattaaaaaataaatctcctGTTCCAACACAAACTTTAAAGCAACGTGATGATTCTGTTCACGTGTCTTTGAAGTCGCTCACTTCACAGACGTTCTGTTACGACGTGAATCTCCCGTGAATCGGACGTCATCGATCCGAACAGAAGAGCTCTGTGGCTCACAGCTACCGGTCACAGCGCTGACATCAGGCCGGAGAGAAGAAGGACTTCTCAAAGTGGTGACGTCTGAGAACAGTTCTACTCTCACATCTGAACGCTGGAAGAAAAAGATCAACACGTTGCTTTTCACTGAAGCAGAAATCTGAAAAGACTTTTTCAGGTTTGACATTTTCTAGATCAAACCAgagtcaaaaatgaaaaaacccATTCACCTCA contains these protein-coding regions:
- the sh3yl1 gene encoding SH3 domain-containing YSC84-like protein 1 isoform X6, giving the protein MKKKMSNPIPSNLKSEAKKAAKILTDFTEISSRIGPDKLIPPHVIAKAEGLAIISVIKAGFMITARGGSGIVIARLADRRWSAPSAIGIAGLGGGFEIGVEVSDLVIILNQRRAIEAFTKGGNLTLGGNCTVAVGPMGRNVEADVALRSTAAVFTYCRSRGLFAGISLEGSYLIERKETNRKFYSQDIRASAILNGDVEPPAVCSALYHILDAYADAYTTDWTSKNMRSTSSFTPSRPVAPPKQKPPTSYQPPATNYKQPAAGYQPPAPAAGSGPWSGTGNKNALYPSISVYKSNTSGGAPSAGATSGQLVVTATHPYAGQQPGDLSFVPGDQITVITKTESQYDWWEGQLVDGRVGIFPANFVTY
- the sh3yl1 gene encoding SH3 domain-containing YSC84-like protein 1 isoform X5, with protein sequence MKKKMSNPIPSNLKSEAKKAAKILTDFTEISSRIGPDKLIPPHVIAKAEGLAIISVIKAGFMITARGGSGIVIARLADRRWSAPSAIGIAGLGGGFEIGVEVSDLVIILNQRRAIEAFTKGGNLTLGGNCTVAVGPMGRNVEADVALRSTAAVFTYCRSRGLFAGISLEGSYLIERKETNRKFYSQDIRASAILNGDVEPPAVCSALYHILDAYADAYTTDWTSKNMRSTSSFTPSRPVAPPKQKPPTSYQPAPGYQPPAAGYQPPAPGYQPPAAAGSGPWSGTGNKNALYPSISVYKSNTSGGAPSAGATSGQLVVTATHPYAGQQPGDLSFVPGDQITVITKTESQYDWWEGQLVDGRVGIFPANFVTY
- the sh3yl1 gene encoding SH3 domain-containing YSC84-like protein 1 isoform X7, whose product is MKKKMSNPIPSNLKSEAKKAAKILTDFTEISSRIGPDKLIPPHVIAKAEGLAIISVIKAGFMITARGGSGIVIARLADRRWSAPSAIGIAGLGGGFEIGVEVSDLVIILNQRRAIEAFTKGGNLTLGGNCTVAVGPMGRNVEADVALRSTAAVFTYCRSRGLFAGISLEGSYLIERKETNRKFYSQDIRASAILNGDVEPPAVCSALYHILDAYADAYTTDWTSKNMRSTSSFTPSRPVAPPKQKPPTSYQPAAGYQPPAPGYQPPAAAGSGPWSGTGNKNALYPSISVYKSNTSGGAPSAGATSGQLVVTATHPYAGQQPGDLSFVPGDQITVITKTESQYDWWEGQLVDGRVGIFPANFVTY
- the sh3yl1 gene encoding SH3 domain-containing YSC84-like protein 1 isoform X3; amino-acid sequence: MSNPIPSNLKSEAKKAAKILTDFTEISSRIGPDKLIPPHVIAKAEGLAIISVIKAGFMITARGGSGIVIARLADRRWSAPSAIGIAGLGGGFEIGVEVSDLVIILNQRRAIEAFTKGGNLTLGGNCTVAVGPMGRNVEADVALRSTAAVFTYCRSRGLFAGISLEGSYLIERKETNRKFYSQDIRASAILNGDVEPPAVCSALYHILDAYADAYTTDWTSKNMRSTSSFTPSRPVAPPKQKPPTSYQPPATNYKQPAAGYQPPAPGYQPPAAGYQPPAPGYQPPAAAGSGPWSGTGNKNALYPSISVYKSNTSGGAPSAGATSGQLVVTATHPYAGQQPGDLSFVPGDQITVITKTESQYDWWEGQLVDGRVGIFPANFVTY
- the sh3yl1 gene encoding SH3 domain-containing YSC84-like protein 1 isoform X1; the encoded protein is MKKKMSNPIPSNLKSEAKKAAKILTDFTEISSRIGPDKLIPPHVIAKAEGLAIISVIKAGFMITARGGSGIVIARLADRRWSAPSAIGIAGLGGGFEIGVEVSDLVIILNQRRAIEAFTKGGNLTLGGNCTVAVGPMGRNVEADVALRSTAAVFTYCRSRGLFAGISLEGSYLIERKETNRKFYSQDIRASAILNGDVEPPAVCSALYHILDAYADAYTTDWTSKNMRSTSSFTPSRPVAPPKQKPPTSYQPPATNYKQPAAGYQPPAPGYQPPAAGYQPPAPGYQPPAAAGSGPWSGTGNKNALYPSISVYKSNTSGGAPSAGATSGQLVVTATHPYAGQQPGDLSFVPGDQITVITKTESQYDWWEGQLVDGRVGIFPANFVTY